The Salinirubellus salinus genome segment CTCGACGTGAGCGTCGACCGGAATGCGTTCGGCCGGCAGGCCGACTCCTTCGAGGCACCGCTGGACGTCGCCGGGCTGGACGAACCCTTCCCGGCCGTGTTCATCCGTGCACCCGTCATCGACGAGGTCGGTGACGACGTCGAGGTGCTAGCGACGTGGGACGACCGTCCCGTCGCGGTCCGCGACGGCCCCGTCGTGGCCACCTCGTTCCACCCCGAACTGACCGGCGACTCGCGCATCCACGACCTCGCGTTCTTCGAGAACGTCGAAGCGGAGACGCCGCCGAAGTAGCGGCGACCGCCGCCAATTCGCCGAGCCGCCGCTCGCTCCGCTCGCGGGGACACCAGCGAACCGAGTCGGGCACCGCTTCCCGCCGAACCGCTCCGGTCGGGCCGCCCGCTGGGCTGCCGACACACGCCGCCCCGTCAGCAGCTAGCCGCGACCAACTCACTTTTCCACGCGCCGCGCCTCCTCGGCGTATGAACGCGACCATCGACGCCGTCCGGGTAGCGGGCACGCCAGACGGTCCCGTCCCCGTGGTCATCCTCGCAGTCGAGGGCGAGACGGACGTCGTCCCCATCTTCATCGGCATCGAGGAGGCCCGCGCCATCGCCCACGGGATGGACGCCGTCGACATCGGCCGACCGCTGACCCACGACCTCACCCTCGACATCGTCGAGGAACTCGGCAGTCGGGTCGACCACGTCGTCGTCTCCGGTCTCGACGAGGGGACCTACCTCGCCGA includes the following:
- a CDS encoding bifunctional nuclease family protein: MNATIDAVRVAGTPDGPVPVVILAVEGETDVVPIFIGIEEARAIAHGMDAVDIGRPLTHDLTLDIVEELGSRVDHVVVSGLDEGTYLAELHLQTPRGEAVVDARPSDSLALASRTNAPIEVATEVFEEGRQAPEEFADLQDIREAFEQ